The following coding sequences lie in one Lentilactobacillus sp. SPB1-3 genomic window:
- a CDS encoding DMT family transporter, whose product MAWIDLLIAGLFEVLWATTLKLSHGFTKLGFSVATIIGLILSFYFLAKATKTLPISLSYPIWTGIGAVGSILAGVFLFKDNLSITTWLFVGMLIIGIIGIKVTSGH is encoded by the coding sequence ATGGCATGGATTGATTTATTAATTGCAGGATTATTTGAAGTACTTTGGGCAACTACTCTGAAACTAAGTCACGGATTTACAAAATTAGGATTTTCAGTTGCAACCATCATCGGCCTAATACTGAGCTTTTACTTTTTAGCCAAGGCAACTAAAACATTGCCAATCAGTTTATCCTATCCAATCTGGACTGGAATTGGAGCTGTTGGTTCAATCTTGGCGGGTGTTTTCTTGTTTAAAGATAATCTGTCAATCACCACATGGTTATTCGTTGGCATGTTAATTATTGGAATCATCGGAATTAAAGTCACAAGTGGCCATTAA
- a CDS encoding GNAT family N-acetyltransferase: MSLSIKKCNLNDLDQLTEIAIETFIDTFLPNNRQRDIDQYVMNAFNSSKITDEMHNPNSAFYFVFKDNELAGYLKINFDNAQTESMGSEYMEVQRIYVREKFKGMGVGTAMMERAIKLARHNKKEMIWLGVWEKNINAQKFYTKWGFKKTGTHVFLMGSTPNNDWIMTKVLV, encoded by the coding sequence ATGTCACTAAGCATCAAAAAATGTAACCTGAATGACCTCGATCAATTAACCGAGATTGCGATTGAAACATTCATCGATACGTTTTTACCAAATAATCGCCAAAGAGATATTGATCAATATGTGATGAACGCCTTTAATAGTTCTAAAATTACAGACGAAATGCATAATCCTAATTCGGCATTTTACTTTGTCTTTAAGGATAATGAACTCGCTGGATACTTAAAGATTAATTTTGATAACGCGCAAACAGAATCAATGGGATCCGAATATATGGAAGTTCAAAGAATTTATGTTCGTGAGAAATTCAAAGGTATGGGAGTCGGCACAGCAATGATGGAACGTGCCATTAAATTAGCTCGCCATAATAAAAAAGAAATGATCTGGCTTGGTGTTTGGGAGAAGAACATCAACGCCCAAAAATTTTATACTAAATGGGGATTTAAGAAAACTGGCACTCATGTTTTCTTAATGGGATCCACTCCTAATAATGACTGGATCATGACAAAAGTATTGGTCTAG
- a CDS encoding L,D-transpeptidase family protein, producing MEKRQHKYSKTNKRRSFKVFYIGLLIIAIIGGVGIWGYYRNHFKMTSINGIDVSGMTVAQATKKLNTTGLDRKNDLVVKGSSVNVNKSEVVGLFNKRSSMSMFSKPQLTTKVAISNQEKKRRQTLLPEFKAKIAQINLNRKPTRNTKVNVVNGKVTVNRGVQGTKLDTKWMIKQFKYQASHNLVIAVPKKVLKIDNPNGKFIRGQKQKLQSILNHEVTLKTYNKTLNFKANNYLDTITQVKRGKYYFDSNKLTTKINQLANKVDTLGKPYKMKVHSGAVMTVQGGTYGWQINRAKLTKVILDNLEHKSDSTINLKNYVSGMGYGRSKVNRTHVEVDLKNLMEYVYVNGKLKVKTPVMSGTVTGGNKTPQGTFYVLYKQRHATLRGNNNDGSKYASPVNYWVPITSDGVGLHDSPWQPAYVYGKPNYRSQYHSHGCLNNPPSIMGKVFANTYVNEQVIIYY from the coding sequence TTGGAAAAGCGACAACATAAGTATAGCAAGACAAATAAGCGCCGTTCATTTAAAGTTTTTTATATTGGCTTATTGATCATTGCAATTATTGGTGGCGTAGGAATCTGGGGATACTATCGCAATCATTTTAAGATGACTAGCATCAACGGAATTGATGTTTCAGGAATGACGGTTGCTCAAGCAACGAAAAAATTAAATACCACAGGATTAGATCGAAAGAACGATTTGGTGGTCAAAGGCTCTTCTGTTAATGTCAATAAATCTGAAGTGGTCGGTTTATTTAACAAGCGAAGTTCAATGAGTATGTTTTCTAAACCACAGTTAACTACAAAAGTTGCAATTTCTAATCAAGAAAAGAAGCGTCGGCAAACTTTGTTACCAGAATTTAAGGCAAAAATCGCTCAAATCAACCTTAATCGCAAGCCCACCAGAAACACGAAGGTTAACGTGGTTAACGGCAAAGTCACTGTGAATAGGGGAGTTCAAGGAACTAAATTAGATACTAAATGGATGATTAAGCAATTTAAGTATCAAGCTAGCCACAATCTGGTTATCGCGGTGCCTAAAAAGGTTTTAAAAATAGATAATCCCAATGGTAAATTTATTCGTGGACAAAAGCAGAAGCTTCAAAGCATTCTTAATCACGAAGTTACTTTAAAAACTTATAACAAAACTTTAAATTTCAAAGCCAATAATTATCTTGACACGATTACACAGGTTAAACGTGGAAAATATTATTTTGATTCAAATAAATTAACCACTAAGATTAATCAACTCGCTAACAAAGTTGACACTCTAGGTAAACCTTACAAAATGAAAGTTCATTCTGGTGCAGTGATGACCGTCCAGGGAGGAACATATGGTTGGCAAATCAACCGTGCCAAATTGACTAAAGTCATTCTTGATAATCTTGAGCATAAGTCTGATTCTACTATCAACTTAAAGAATTATGTTAGTGGTATGGGGTATGGTCGATCGAAGGTAAATCGAACTCATGTTGAAGTAGATTTAAAGAACTTGATGGAATATGTCTATGTTAATGGCAAGCTTAAGGTAAAAACACCAGTGATGTCCGGGACAGTGACTGGTGGCAATAAGACGCCACAAGGGACATTTTACGTGCTTTATAAGCAACGTCATGCCACATTGCGAGGCAATAACAACGATGGCTCTAAGTACGCGTCACCAGTAAATTACTGGGTGCCAATCACTTCTGATGGTGTTGGGCTGCATGATTCACCTTGGCAACCAGCATATGTTTATGGTAAGCCAAATTATCGAAGCCAATATCATTCACACGGATGCTTGAATAATCCACCATCGATTATGGGAAAAGTATTTGCCAATACTTATGTCAATGAACAAGTAATTATTTATTATTAA
- a CDS encoding GNAT family N-acetyltransferase, whose translation MKVEINHGKVIRAAASYVRMSVFVIERNIDIQDEFDDKDNDSLTYAVIFDGNLPVATGRFEKNDDHTLRVGRVATLKKYRGQHLGAQILTALEDHARDLGMTGSIIHSELTAQKFYERNGYSVASDIFIEDGVECVIVKKEL comes from the coding sequence ATGAAAGTCGAAATTAATCATGGTAAAGTAATTCGTGCTGCAGCTAGTTATGTCAGAATGAGTGTTTTTGTTATTGAAAGAAACATTGATATTCAAGATGAATTCGACGACAAAGATAACGATTCACTGACTTATGCAGTTATCTTTGATGGCAACCTTCCTGTCGCGACGGGCCGTTTTGAAAAAAATGATGACCACACTCTTCGTGTTGGCAGAGTTGCTACCCTTAAAAAATACCGTGGCCAACATTTAGGTGCGCAGATATTAACTGCTTTGGAAGACCATGCCAGAGATCTTGGAATGACCGGTTCGATTATTCATAGTGAACTCACCGCACAAAAATTCTATGAGCGAAATGGATATTCGGTAGCATCTGATATTTTCATTGAAGATGGCGTCGAGTGTGTAATTGTAAAAAAAGAATTATAA
- a CDS encoding amino acid ABC transporter substrate-binding protein/permease, translating to MKHKIITLLSILTLFTTFSILSSQKDIDAHAERTYQIGTDVTFPPFEFANNQNKYVGIDMHLMKAIAKDQGFNVKIKPLGFNAAVQALESNQIDGVIAGMSITPERQAKFDFSHPYFKSGVVMATKPGRNIKNLKDLRGQKVAVKTGTAGADYANGLKNRYGFKIVTFDDSNNMYEDVLTGNSAACFEDSPVMKYAIKQGTNLAIVTKPALSGSYGFAVDHGKNKALLTAFNKGLNDLKKNGKYDDIVNKYLGTKDHPVKAQTNSSSRTFLGLLKQNRGALFSGLMETLWLTVVSIFFATIFGIIIGLLGVVPSKFSTGFSTTMIYIFRGLPLLVLALFIYTGIPSLTGTKIPAFVAGVITLTFNEGAYIAAFVKGGILAVDSGQMEASRSLGLPFGKSMRKIILPQGIRIMIPSFINQFIITLKDTSILSIIGLLELTQTGKIIIARNLEGFKVWTIIALIYLIIITLLTWLSNWVQRRTNL from the coding sequence ATGAAACATAAAATCATCACTTTGCTTAGTATATTAACCCTTTTCACAACTTTTAGTATATTGTCATCGCAGAAAGATATTGATGCACATGCTGAAAGAACGTATCAAATTGGAACTGATGTTACATTTCCTCCCTTTGAATTTGCAAACAATCAAAATAAATATGTCGGAATCGATATGCACTTGATGAAAGCAATCGCAAAAGACCAAGGATTTAATGTTAAGATTAAGCCACTAGGATTCAATGCTGCTGTACAGGCATTGGAGTCAAATCAAATTGATGGTGTAATCGCTGGTATGTCTATTACTCCAGAACGACAAGCCAAATTCGATTTTTCTCATCCTTATTTTAAATCTGGTGTTGTTATGGCAACTAAACCAGGTAGAAACATCAAAAATTTGAAAGATCTAAGGGGACAAAAGGTTGCGGTAAAAACCGGAACGGCAGGAGCTGACTATGCCAATGGTCTTAAGAACAGATACGGTTTCAAAATCGTCACGTTTGATGATTCAAATAATATGTATGAAGATGTTTTAACAGGTAATTCTGCGGCTTGTTTTGAAGATTCTCCAGTTATGAAATACGCTATAAAGCAAGGAACTAACTTAGCAATCGTCACTAAACCAGCATTATCAGGAAGCTACGGTTTTGCCGTAGACCATGGTAAAAATAAAGCATTGTTAACCGCTTTTAATAAGGGATTAAATGATCTGAAGAAAAATGGTAAATATGATGATATCGTGAATAAGTATCTAGGAACCAAAGATCATCCTGTTAAAGCGCAAACGAACTCTTCTAGTAGAACATTTTTGGGATTATTAAAACAAAATCGTGGTGCCCTATTTAGCGGACTGATGGAGACACTTTGGTTAACGGTCGTCTCAATATTCTTCGCTACTATCTTTGGGATTATAATTGGATTGCTAGGAGTTGTTCCAAGCAAATTTAGCACTGGCTTCTCAACCACCATGATTTATATTTTTAGAGGATTACCATTATTAGTACTCGCCCTATTTATATATACAGGAATTCCTAGTTTGACCGGGACTAAAATACCAGCTTTTGTTGCTGGAGTTATCACTCTAACGTTTAATGAAGGTGCCTACATCGCTGCATTTGTTAAAGGTGGTATTCTGGCAGTTGATTCTGGACAGATGGAAGCCTCCCGTAGTTTAGGATTACCTTTTGGTAAATCAATGCGAAAAATTATTCTTCCACAAGGAATTCGGATCATGATTCCTTCCTTCATTAATCAATTTATCATCACACTGAAAGATACCTCAATCTTATCGATCATTGGATTACTAGAACTTACCCAAACCGGAAAAATTATTATCGCGCGAAACTTAGAAGGATTCAAAGTTTGGACAATTATCGCATTAATTTATCTAATTATAATCACTTTACTAACGTGGTTATCTAATTGGGTTCAAAGGAGAACAAATCTATGA
- a CDS encoding amino acid ABC transporter ATP-binding protein, protein MKNLDEDIKLQVTNLTKDYGSNHVLKGINLTVKNNEVVVIIGPSGSGKSTFLRTLNKLESPTSGSIIIDKVDIAKKDTDINAVRENIGMVFQHFNLFNNLTVGENIMLAPVELKKENAKEATEHATKLLKMVGLEEKFDAKIQSLSGGQQQRVAIARALAMNPNIMLFDEPTSALDPEMVGDVLGVMKNLAKQGMTMVVVTHEMGFAKEVADRVVFVDDGQILEEGTPEQIFNHPQNGRLQSFLDKIINV, encoded by the coding sequence ATGAAGAATTTAGATGAAGATATTAAATTACAAGTCACTAACTTAACTAAGGACTACGGTAGTAACCACGTATTAAAGGGTATTAATTTAACTGTAAAGAACAATGAAGTCGTCGTGATTATCGGGCCATCTGGTTCGGGTAAAAGTACATTTTTAAGGACACTGAACAAACTTGAAAGCCCCACTTCTGGATCTATAATCATCGACAAGGTTGATATTGCAAAAAAAGATACGGACATTAATGCTGTTAGAGAAAATATCGGTATGGTATTTCAGCATTTTAACCTTTTCAATAATCTGACAGTCGGCGAAAATATCATGTTAGCTCCTGTTGAGTTAAAAAAGGAAAACGCCAAAGAGGCTACTGAGCACGCCACCAAGTTATTAAAAATGGTTGGTCTTGAAGAAAAATTTGATGCTAAGATTCAATCACTATCAGGTGGTCAACAACAACGTGTAGCCATTGCAAGAGCCTTAGCGATGAACCCTAATATTATGTTATTCGATGAGCCAACCTCTGCTCTAGATCCTGAAATGGTTGGAGATGTTTTGGGTGTAATGAAAAATTTAGCTAAACAAGGTATGACAATGGTCGTCGTTACTCATGAGATGGGCTTTGCTAAGGAAGTTGCTGATCGCGTCGTTTTCGTTGATGATGGTCAGATTCTTGAAGAAGGAACCCCGGAACAAATATTCAATCATCCACAAAATGGTCGTTTGCAAAGTTTCTTAGATAAAATCATAAACGTTTAA
- a CDS encoding N-acetylmuramoyl-L-alanine amidase, with amino-acid sequence MGYSINKTFALSGNEGDGRTAVKRFIIAHDTGNDNNKGKGSAHNEASYMKSHFEAAYTHFIVDDQAIYQVGEPGYVAWGALDANPYAPMQVELAHVDSQARFNESYKRYIWLLRYYANKYNIPLTLDAGGQGTPGIKSHKWVTKNFGGDHVDPYGYLSKWGISKAQFAKDLKNGLDGVSTPTTSNKPEYYKTKGLYEVTVKQVNAYKDIKAQQKRSVRLTKGSRFYAKPKKYGKIYRFKTAVGYITANKSYVKFIKAVK; translated from the coding sequence ATGGGATACTCAATTAACAAGACGTTTGCTCTCTCAGGTAATGAAGGTGACGGAAGAACTGCTGTTAAGCGATTTATTATTGCTCATGATACCGGTAACGACAATAACAAAGGTAAGGGTTCGGCTCATAACGAGGCGAGTTATATGAAGTCACACTTCGAAGCTGCTTATACGCATTTCATCGTTGATGACCAAGCCATCTACCAAGTTGGTGAACCTGGTTACGTTGCCTGGGGTGCACTTGATGCTAACCCTTACGCACCAATGCAGGTCGAACTAGCGCATGTTGACTCACAAGCACGGTTCAACGAATCTTATAAGAGATATATCTGGCTATTGAGATATTATGCGAACAAATATAATATTCCTTTGACGCTAGATGCTGGCGGTCAAGGTACACCAGGGATTAAGTCGCATAAATGGGTTACTAAGAATTTTGGTGGTGATCACGTTGACCCGTATGGATACCTATCAAAATGGGGTATCTCTAAAGCTCAATTTGCTAAAGACTTAAAGAATGGTTTAGATGGTGTTAGCACACCAACAACTTCTAATAAGCCTGAGTACTATAAGACAAAAGGTTTGTACGAAGTAACCGTTAAGCAAGTCAATGCGTACAAAGATATCAAGGCCCAACAAAAACGTTCTGTTCGGCTTACTAAAGGAAGTCGTTTCTATGCTAAGCCTAAGAAGTATGGTAAGATTTATCGCTTCAAAACTGCAGTGGGTTACATCACGGCAAACAAATCATACGTAAAGTTTATTAAAGCAGTGAAATAG
- a CDS encoding holin: MDLIQELNLGSTAELMITVLVVFCITQAFKTTSLGNHYLPWIAMFVGVIAGIVAVAATGDSNYVASGVMGLLVGGFTCGLFDGFKGFKQIGGTK; the protein is encoded by the coding sequence ATGGATTTAATCCAAGAATTAAACTTAGGATCAACGGCCGAACTGATGATTACAGTTTTGGTCGTTTTTTGTATCACGCAGGCATTTAAGACGACTTCATTAGGCAATCATTACCTGCCTTGGATTGCCATGTTTGTCGGCGTGATTGCAGGTATCGTTGCAGTTGCTGCTACTGGTGATAGTAACTACGTAGCCAGTGGAGTTATGGGCTTACTAGTCGGTGGTTTCACCTGTGGATTATTTGACGGTTTCAAGGGTTTCAAGCAAATTGGAGGTACTAAGTAA
- a CDS encoding carbohydrate binding domain-containing protein, with protein MKKSFNIVLGTAAILGGLAFGSAIPVNAATTDISSVVKHEIKTSTVNESEDNLMQNGDFSQGLDSWISGGFGGGAVSVKTDENGNYAELTNPVPDSGAALGQDISTAPLKKYQMSFEYKGTSSSQLLFEPIVHTPIGDIPGEGTFIKLTNQSGKWVKHTQSYSVPANGAIGSWNVLETGFVTGSKGTPASETPMAVRNVKLTEVK; from the coding sequence ATGAAAAAATCATTTAATATTGTATTAGGTACAGCTGCTATTTTAGGTGGTCTTGCATTTGGAAGCGCAATCCCAGTAAATGCTGCGACTACAGATATATCATCCGTGGTTAAGCATGAGATAAAAACATCAACCGTTAATGAATCAGAAGATAATTTGATGCAAAATGGTGATTTTAGTCAAGGCCTTGATTCATGGATATCAGGAGGCTTTGGTGGTGGTGCCGTTTCAGTAAAAACTGATGAAAACGGTAATTACGCGGAACTTACCAATCCTGTACCTGATTCTGGAGCCGCTCTAGGACAAGATATATCAACTGCTCCATTAAAAAAATATCAAATGAGTTTCGAATATAAAGGTACTAGCTCAAGCCAATTATTATTTGAACCAATTGTTCATACTCCAATTGGGGACATACCAGGTGAAGGCACTTTTATTAAACTTACAAACCAATCCGGCAAATGGGTTAAACACACTCAATCATATTCTGTTCCTGCAAATGGTGCCATCGGTAGCTGGAATGTTTTAGAGACAGGATTTGTTACAGGTAGCAAAGGAACTCCCGCAAGTGAAACTCCTATGGCAGTTAGAAACGTTAAATTAACCGAAGTAAAATAA
- a CDS encoding XkdX family protein: protein MENTLFTSPNIDDAKIYASWGMDISFMVPWSITPEQYKEITGQDYKPVE, encoded by the coding sequence ATGGAAAACACATTATTCACTTCGCCAAACATTGATGACGCTAAAATTTATGCATCATGGGGTATGGATATTTCATTCATGGTGCCTTGGTCAATTACACCAGAACAATATAAAGAAATTACCGGACAAGATTACAAGCCAGTTGAATAG
- a CDS encoding pyocin knob domain-containing protein: protein MEYNSKSLTRDGATLFAQADQQKQAIIFDKMIVSDKVITEGTDISALTVADFTNSKQFDVNNVTQSSSTFSATSVMANDGLTANFSISLVGLIAHLANTTEQHLVAVMIGNDPFILPPESGVPFRFVATISVGYSASQDVHMQVNDDVYITQADLAGLLSNSGFATQTYVDDAIKNNKVTLPDDLVTTEDTKNWQKYKLTSDDGKAINYTGDVNDLKTAGQYFVKNPSHVPDSGAWWFVDVKVSPDAGTIVIHQSAHGDNFDMFWERTCRNGVWSDWAKRISGVDLENRLATFAKTITDSIMAKIVDPNTGQAKIKMNFNYGDLTVDTDPVVPIVKVADEATATSREATHPNTQHEWGES, encoded by the coding sequence TTGGAATATAATTCAAAAAGTTTGACTCGAGATGGAGCAACACTCTTTGCTCAGGCCGACCAACAAAAACAAGCAATTATCTTCGATAAAATGATTGTTTCTGACAAAGTTATTACCGAAGGTACTGATATTTCAGCATTGACGGTTGCAGATTTTACTAATAGTAAACAATTCGACGTGAATAACGTTACTCAATCTAGTAGTACGTTTAGTGCGACATCAGTTATGGCTAACGATGGTTTAACTGCTAATTTTAGTATCTCGTTAGTTGGTTTAATAGCTCATTTAGCTAACACTACTGAACAACATTTGGTGGCTGTAATGATTGGTAATGATCCATTTATTTTGCCACCAGAAAGCGGTGTGCCTTTTAGATTTGTGGCCACTATTTCCGTGGGTTATTCAGCATCACAAGATGTTCATATGCAAGTGAATGATGATGTTTACATTACACAAGCTGATTTAGCAGGACTACTTTCTAATAGTGGTTTTGCTACACAGACATATGTTGACGATGCAATTAAAAACAACAAAGTGACTTTACCTGACGACCTTGTGACTACTGAAGATACTAAAAATTGGCAGAAATATAAGCTAACTTCTGATGATGGAAAAGCTATTAACTATACCGGAGATGTTAATGATCTAAAGACAGCGGGTCAATATTTCGTTAAAAATCCATCTCACGTGCCTGACTCTGGTGCTTGGTGGTTCGTTGACGTTAAAGTTAGCCCAGATGCTGGTACAATTGTAATCCATCAAAGTGCCCACGGAGACAACTTTGATATGTTCTGGGAACGCACTTGTCGCAATGGCGTTTGGAGTGATTGGGCTAAACGTATTTCTGGAGTCGACCTTGAAAATCGTTTAGCAACATTTGCTAAAACAATTACTGATTCAATCATGGCTAAGATTGTCGACCCTAACACCGGTCAGGCCAAGATTAAGATGAACTTTAACTACGGCGATTTAACAGTCGATACTGACCCGGTTGTGCCTATCGTTAAGGTTGCTGATGAAGCTACTGCAACAAGTCGTGAAGCAACTCATCCTAACACACAACATGAATGGGGTGAATCATAA
- a CDS encoding baseplate J/gp47 family protein codes for MPLTSDDGYFVPDEADVRASIVKVAQGNMGTDIDTSAGSPLGQMITAWASMLYDVELHAQDVYDSAFTDLATGISLDRKGSNVGIQRNLAQPAQVNMHIIGQSGYLVDEGTEFLTDNGDSFKTSEDVQIGDDGTVDVIAYSDDAASYTNVDANTIVNQSNPVDEITSINNPEAAYGGVDLETDFDFRQRIKANNKSRPGPTDEGLQTAILNVPGVTGVSLQDNRTNQVDQYGNPAFSMHFFVSGGNPQEVGQAIADNLAGGAMTVGSQEYHYDILGSDVEIHFDSAETVPIKFKITLTASGGYNEDAIKQAVGDFLDDFDMGKTIILNRLYQYIYDLIGVEEITDIEASTDGVNYSTSNIQLKQNQLGSTSDDAIEVIVNE; via the coding sequence ATGCCATTAACTAGTGATGATGGTTATTTTGTACCAGATGAAGCTGATGTTAGAGCCTCAATTGTAAAAGTTGCTCAAGGAAACATGGGCACTGATATCGATACATCGGCTGGTAGCCCCTTAGGCCAAATGATCACTGCTTGGGCCAGTATGCTTTATGACGTGGAATTACACGCACAAGATGTATATGATTCAGCTTTTACTGATTTGGCTACAGGGATTTCATTAGATCGAAAGGGTAGTAACGTTGGTATACAAAGAAACTTAGCGCAACCAGCGCAAGTAAATATGCATATTATCGGACAATCAGGGTATTTAGTTGATGAGGGCACTGAATTCTTAACCGATAATGGTGACAGTTTTAAAACCAGCGAAGATGTCCAAATTGGTGATGACGGTACTGTTGATGTAATTGCTTATAGTGATGATGCAGCTAGTTACACAAATGTTGATGCGAATACGATTGTCAATCAATCTAATCCTGTAGATGAAATTACTAGCATTAATAATCCGGAAGCTGCGTATGGTGGTGTAGATCTGGAGACTGACTTTGATTTTAGACAAAGAATTAAAGCCAATAACAAGTCAAGGCCAGGCCCAACTGATGAAGGATTACAGACGGCCATTTTAAATGTTCCTGGAGTTACCGGAGTTAGCTTGCAAGACAATCGCACTAACCAAGTTGATCAATATGGTAATCCAGCTTTTAGTATGCATTTTTTTGTTTCCGGAGGAAATCCACAAGAAGTAGGTCAGGCGATTGCTGATAACTTAGCTGGTGGGGCGATGACGGTTGGTTCACAAGAATATCACTATGATATTTTAGGATCTGATGTGGAAATTCACTTTGATTCAGCCGAGACAGTACCGATTAAATTCAAAATTACTTTAACTGCATCAGGTGGATATAACGAAGATGCTATTAAACAAGCTGTCGGAGACTTTTTAGATGATTTTGATATGGGTAAGACGATTATTCTAAACCGCCTTTATCAATACATTTATGATTTAATCGGGGTTGAAGAGATTACGGATATTGAGGCTAGTACCGATGGTGTTAACTATTCAACTAGCAACATCCAGCTGAAACAAAATCAACTTGGTTCTACTTCAGACGATGCGATTGAGGTGATAGTCAATGAGTAA
- a CDS encoding DUF2634 domain-containing protein yields MAVDFAYDQNGDLLMNNGSPMFISGLEELKQALSFILQTPKGYWIDEDVGMDFEWILNGYDEAGAKKAVEDTLLQDKRVTEVTYVEPEYQANQRTVIFAIKCQSTLGELDFTKEVNIDAIN; encoded by the coding sequence GTGGCCGTAGATTTCGCATACGATCAAAATGGGGACTTGTTAATGAACAATGGTTCACCAATGTTTATTTCTGGTTTAGAAGAATTAAAGCAAGCGTTATCCTTCATTTTACAAACACCTAAAGGTTACTGGATCGATGAAGATGTTGGCATGGATTTCGAGTGGATTTTAAATGGTTATGATGAAGCTGGAGCCAAAAAAGCTGTTGAAGATACGCTATTACAGGATAAACGTGTCACCGAAGTCACTTACGTGGAACCAGAGTATCAAGCTAATCAACGAACAGTGATCTTTGCAATCAAATGCCAAAGCACATTAGGTGAACTTGATTTTACAAAGGAGGTGAATATTGATGCCATTAACTAG
- a CDS encoding phage baseplate plug protein, which yields MNSFDDLEFAFNDLPQKFTVTLDNTVYNMRIYYNRYSDSFYVDLFDENDVELVRGEKLVYGMPLWGDINDQRLPVKLIVPIDPDGVEDTISALNFPKKVKLSFVGEEATDDIALNDESQSLIDDDELADDADTEDDIDVDVNPYGNDPYIGSGEE from the coding sequence ATGAATTCATTTGACGATTTAGAGTTTGCCTTTAATGACCTACCGCAGAAATTCACAGTCACATTAGACAACACTGTGTATAATATGCGGATTTACTACAATCGTTATAGTGACTCGTTTTATGTTGATCTGTTTGATGAAAATGATGTCGAACTAGTCCGTGGTGAAAAGTTAGTGTATGGCATGCCCCTTTGGGGAGATATTAATGATCAACGATTGCCTGTAAAGCTAATCGTGCCAATTGATCCAGATGGGGTTGAAGATACAATTAGTGCTTTGAATTTTCCAAAGAAAGTTAAACTAAGCTTCGTTGGAGAAGAAGCGACTGATGACATTGCATTAAACGATGAATCACAATCGCTAATTGATGACGATGAATTGGCAGACGATGCCGATACTGAAGATGACATTGATGTAGATGTTAACCCATATGGTAATGATCCATATATTGGAAGCGGTGAGGAATAA